A window of the Dyadobacter pollutisoli genome harbors these coding sequences:
- a CDS encoding MFS transporter — MKTVSSQDPYAALRYSDFRFFISNTFLFSATILIQEVIVGYELYKMTHDPLALGLIGLAEVVPFIITSIFGGYIADQKNKISIMHISLVVILLGSVILYTAFQPVIYNALTQSQHLLVIYSVFALIGFAKGFYSPASSSLKPFLVPRAIYHNSSTWSSSFWQAGSITGPAIAGFLYAFLGLTNTLLIVIFSFVICWILLSMIKTRPEFPKISTPILESLKEGFRFVFKTRIVLYAISLDLFSVLFGGVVALLPVFAEDILKVGPEGLGLLRASPSIGSLLTMFAMAYYPPTHNAWRNMLIAVAGFGIFTIVFAVSTSFLLSCAALFATGVFDSVSVIVRQTILQIYPPDEMRGRVAAVNGMFVSSSNELGAFESGVMAKAFGTVPSVMMGGVLTIIVVCWIYSRSKDLFSVRLS; from the coding sequence TTGAAAACAGTATCTTCACAAGATCCCTACGCTGCACTACGCTACTCCGATTTCAGGTTTTTCATATCCAATACTTTTCTTTTTTCGGCGACTATCCTTATTCAGGAGGTGATTGTCGGCTATGAATTGTATAAAATGACACATGATCCGCTCGCTCTCGGGCTGATTGGTCTGGCCGAGGTGGTACCATTCATTATTACCTCCATTTTCGGAGGGTACATTGCCGACCAGAAGAATAAGATTTCCATTATGCACATTAGTCTGGTGGTCATTTTATTGGGCTCTGTGATCCTATACACAGCTTTTCAGCCGGTGATTTACAATGCGCTCACCCAGTCGCAGCACCTGCTGGTGATCTATTCGGTTTTTGCATTGATCGGTTTTGCCAAAGGATTTTACTCTCCGGCTTCCAGTTCTTTAAAGCCTTTTCTGGTTCCACGGGCTATTTATCATAATTCGTCGACGTGGAGCAGCTCTTTCTGGCAGGCAGGATCGATTACGGGGCCAGCGATTGCCGGTTTTTTATATGCTTTTTTGGGGCTTACAAATACGCTGCTGATCGTTATTTTTAGTTTTGTCATCTGCTGGATATTACTTAGCATGATCAAAACACGGCCAGAATTTCCGAAGATATCAACGCCGATCCTGGAAAGTCTGAAAGAAGGTTTCAGGTTTGTGTTCAAAACCAGGATCGTACTCTATGCGATTTCTCTTGATCTTTTTTCTGTCCTTTTTGGCGGGGTAGTAGCACTTTTACCTGTTTTTGCAGAGGATATTTTAAAGGTAGGGCCGGAAGGGTTGGGCTTGTTACGGGCCTCACCGTCCATTGGTTCGTTGCTGACGATGTTTGCGATGGCGTACTATCCGCCAACACACAATGCATGGCGTAACATGTTGATTGCGGTGGCTGGTTTTGGGATTTTTACGATTGTTTTTGCAGTTTCGACCAGCTTCCTGTTATCCTGCGCCGCATTGTTTGCAACTGGTGTTTTCGACAGTGTAAGTGTCATTGTCCGGCAAACGATCCTGCAAATTTACCCTCCCGATGAAATGCGCGGCCGTGTTGCGGCGGTGAATGGAATGTTTGTAAGCTCTTCCAACGAGCTCGGTGCATTCGAATCCGGCGTGATGGCAAAAGCATTTGGTACTGTACCTTCCGTCATGATGGGAGGGGTGCTCACCATCATTGTAGTCTGCTGGATTTATAGCCGCTCCAAAGATTTGTTTTCGGTGCGGCTGAGTTGA
- a CDS encoding winged helix-turn-helix domain-containing protein, with amino-acid sequence MIHSASPVFKTILRNICFLFAVMCLPGNRSVANNESVRFAEKANLALRRTAHHLLIANGDTLSAIPPVKQLDANTFSIRMEHVLDYAKLPGLLQESLKMQDITSGYNVAVLDCDKGELRLGYNFLELKQKDGVACQKRKNEGQCYQLQVSFIPQKQEANSGGQNWFMLSLGGALAGLGLVAWNKSRHRKITEPTQEALISPKLEFSKSYLDIQNQTLVSGNIVQQLTFRETKLLGLFARHTNQVLERDMILKSVWEDEGVTVGRSIDVFVSRLRKMLANDPHVKITAIHGVGYKMEVHS; translated from the coding sequence ATGATCCATTCAGCATCACCGGTTTTCAAGACGATCCTCAGAAATATTTGTTTTCTGTTTGCGGTGATGTGTTTGCCAGGCAATCGCTCGGTTGCCAATAACGAGTCCGTGCGTTTCGCGGAGAAGGCGAATCTGGCGTTGCGGCGTACTGCTCATCACTTGCTGATCGCCAACGGGGATACATTATCGGCCATTCCGCCAGTGAAACAACTGGATGCCAATACATTTTCGATCCGAATGGAGCATGTACTGGATTATGCGAAGCTGCCGGGTCTTTTACAGGAATCCCTTAAAATGCAAGACATTACCTCGGGGTACAATGTCGCGGTGCTGGATTGCGACAAAGGCGAATTACGGCTTGGCTATAATTTTCTTGAACTCAAACAAAAAGATGGCGTTGCATGCCAGAAACGCAAGAATGAAGGACAATGCTACCAGTTACAGGTGAGCTTTATTCCTCAGAAACAGGAAGCAAATAGCGGCGGGCAGAACTGGTTCATGTTATCTCTGGGAGGTGCGCTGGCAGGACTCGGCCTCGTGGCATGGAATAAGTCGCGGCATCGAAAAATCACAGAACCGACACAGGAAGCATTGATTTCACCCAAACTGGAATTCAGTAAATCCTACCTGGACATACAAAATCAAACATTGGTTTCCGGTAACATTGTTCAACAGCTGACGTTCCGCGAAACCAAACTTCTCGGTCTTTTTGCACGCCACACCAACCAAGTTCTGGAAAGGGATATGATCCTGAAATCGGTGTGGGAGGATGAAGGTGTGACCGTGGGCCGGAGTATTGATGTGTTTGTGTCCCGGCTCAGAAAAATGCTCGCCAATGATCCTCATGTGAAAATTACCGCCATTCACGGCGTCGGCTACAAAATGGAAGTTCATTCCTGA
- a CDS encoding ABC transporter permease, producing MFKTFLKIAGRHLWQARLYACINITGLALGTICVLLAALFITDELRFDNFHSKSPNLYRITTTFLNEGKIVTTGGTGQVQGPAFQAQVPEVRHYTRVMGGDIHGNVRADDKAFKLRLLFVDDSFFDVFSFKIKTGDKHSALKNVNSVVVTEKTALKFFNRTDVVGRFLQMDADPSAIRLGKPLVISAVVEDPPINSSIQFDMLFPFSFMKLSFDDTSWLNAYLGTFVVLNPKADPDAVVKKFNQIHQINAKDQLSAHIKATGETRNVSYGLQNITDIHLNPQEISNQNRESGVINGSKPVYSYIFLGIAIFILLMASINFININIANSLKRAKEVGIRKSTGSSQIQILFQFLGESAILCFFTLILATLVTFALLPVFNELAGKQITWQQLIQPGLAFWILGILIFNTLASGLYPAYLLSGLSPVQVLYKKAKLSGQNVLGRGLVAFQFVIAILLGIATLVFYKQMHFIQSRYLGYNPELIVKMNISGVRDTHQINAEFRSELSNHSLINQLSLIGEFGFRETKVNDLNILSNYRSIDQHYLSMLEISLKEGRNFSSHYPSDQTHSVLVNEAFIKAANLSNPIGRQLRPDNYFGENNFTIVGIMKDFHYSSLKERIRPMIMLMSEQYGGDEIWVKINQNKQKKALSLLEKTFRKILPYAAFEYTFLNEQNALEYEQELRWKKIITYATGLSVLICSLGLFGLAHLATAQRTRETGIRVVLGATILDIALLFSKDFMKPILLAIVLACPVGYYLMSIWLAGFAYKISIPSITMILPGSLAVLIALITVCSQGIKATMADPVHSLGSE from the coding sequence ATGTTCAAAACTTTCCTGAAAATTGCCGGTCGCCATTTGTGGCAGGCCAGGTTATATGCATGCATTAACATTACCGGTCTCGCCCTCGGCACAATCTGTGTACTGCTGGCAGCGCTTTTCATTACGGACGAGCTGAGATTTGATAATTTCCACAGCAAGAGCCCTAATCTCTACCGCATCACGACCACATTTTTGAATGAAGGCAAAATCGTCACCACCGGCGGTACCGGACAAGTGCAGGGGCCTGCATTCCAAGCTCAGGTACCCGAAGTGCGCCACTATACCCGCGTCATGGGCGGCGACATTCATGGCAACGTCCGGGCTGACGACAAGGCTTTCAAACTCAGGCTGCTATTTGTGGACGATTCATTCTTCGATGTTTTTAGTTTCAAAATCAAAACAGGCGATAAACATTCAGCGCTGAAAAACGTAAACTCGGTCGTCGTCACTGAAAAAACTGCATTGAAATTCTTTAACCGTACCGACGTCGTGGGCAGGTTTTTACAAATGGATGCAGATCCGTCGGCGATACGATTGGGCAAACCATTGGTTATTAGCGCAGTAGTTGAAGATCCGCCTATTAATTCGTCAATTCAGTTTGACATGCTGTTTCCTTTCAGCTTTATGAAGCTGTCATTTGACGATACGAGCTGGCTGAATGCATACCTGGGCACATTTGTGGTTTTGAACCCCAAAGCCGATCCCGATGCTGTTGTCAAAAAATTTAACCAGATTCATCAAATCAATGCAAAAGATCAATTATCGGCACACATAAAAGCTACCGGCGAAACCAGAAACGTTTCCTACGGCTTGCAAAACATCACTGACATTCACCTTAATCCGCAGGAGATCTCAAACCAAAACCGTGAATCCGGGGTGATCAATGGAAGCAAACCGGTTTACTCCTACATTTTCCTGGGTATTGCTATTTTCATATTGCTCATGGCGAGCATTAATTTTATCAATATCAACATTGCCAATTCCCTCAAAAGAGCGAAAGAAGTAGGCATCCGAAAATCAACCGGGAGCAGCCAGATTCAGATCCTTTTTCAGTTTTTGGGAGAGTCCGCCATTCTTTGCTTTTTTACATTAATACTGGCAACATTAGTCACGTTTGCGCTGTTACCCGTCTTTAACGAACTGGCAGGCAAGCAAATAACCTGGCAGCAACTGATTCAGCCAGGATTAGCCTTCTGGATTTTAGGAATATTGATTTTCAACACATTGGCCTCCGGGCTTTATCCAGCCTATCTTCTGTCAGGGCTGAGTCCGGTGCAGGTCCTATACAAAAAAGCAAAACTTTCGGGGCAGAATGTGCTCGGCCGCGGGCTGGTGGCATTTCAATTTGTGATCGCCATTCTTTTGGGCATTGCTACCTTGGTTTTTTACAAACAAATGCATTTCATTCAGTCCAGATATTTGGGATACAACCCTGAACTGATCGTAAAAATGAACATTTCGGGTGTGAGAGACACGCATCAGATCAATGCGGAATTCAGGAGTGAGCTGAGCAATCATTCCCTGATCAATCAATTATCACTCATCGGTGAATTTGGCTTTCGCGAAACGAAGGTGAATGATCTCAACATCCTGAGCAATTATCGGAGTATTGACCAGCATTATCTCTCCATGCTTGAAATCAGCTTAAAAGAAGGCCGGAATTTTTCCTCGCACTATCCTTCCGATCAAACACATTCAGTGCTCGTCAATGAGGCTTTTATCAAAGCCGCCAATCTTTCCAACCCTATTGGCAGGCAATTGAGGCCCGATAACTATTTTGGCGAAAATAATTTCACGATCGTCGGTATCATGAAAGACTTCCATTACAGTTCTTTAAAGGAGCGTATCCGTCCTATGATCATGCTGATGAGCGAACAATATGGCGGAGACGAAATTTGGGTCAAGATCAATCAGAACAAGCAAAAAAAAGCATTGAGCCTTCTTGAAAAAACTTTTAGAAAGATCCTTCCGTATGCTGCCTTCGAGTACACATTCCTGAATGAACAAAACGCGCTGGAGTATGAGCAGGAGTTACGATGGAAGAAAATAATCACCTATGCCACAGGATTATCTGTGCTGATTTGCAGTCTGGGGTTATTCGGGCTGGCGCATCTCGCAACGGCACAGCGCACGCGTGAAACCGGTATCCGGGTCGTACTGGGCGCAACTATTTTGGACATTGCCCTTCTTTTTTCGAAGGATTTTATGAAACCGATCCTGCTCGCAATTGTACTCGCATGTCCTGTCGGCTACTACCTGATGAGCATTTGGTTGGCCGGTTTTGCATACAAGATCAGCATTCCGTCCATAACAATGATCCTGCCAGGTTCTTTGGCCGTTCTGATCGCCCTGATAACGGTTTGCTCACAGGGAATCAAGGCTACAATGGCTGATCCGGTTCATTCTCTCGGTTCGGAATAA
- a CDS encoding ABC transporter ATP-binding protein has translation MIKLEKISKYYPAGFGKTYVLRHIDLHIKEGEFVSIMGPSGSGKSTLLHILGLLEEPSEGEYLFLDEPVQKLSEKKRTELHRHHIGFVFQAYHLIDELTVYENIETPLLYKGTSGSERKSRVAELLDRFNMVAKKDLFPHQLSGGQQQLVGVARAIVHNPKVIFADEPTGNLHSEQAIEIMELFQKLNQEDKVTIVQVTHSELNAGYGNRVVRLKDGWLA, from the coding sequence ATGATTAAGTTAGAAAAGATATCAAAGTATTACCCGGCAGGTTTTGGCAAGACTTACGTTTTGCGCCACATTGATTTACATATTAAGGAAGGTGAGTTTGTTTCGATCATGGGGCCATCAGGTTCAGGCAAATCCACACTCCTGCATATCCTTGGGTTACTCGAAGAACCATCGGAAGGAGAATATCTTTTCCTGGATGAGCCAGTTCAGAAATTATCCGAGAAAAAACGGACTGAGTTGCACCGTCACCACATTGGTTTTGTATTCCAGGCCTATCACCTGATCGACGAACTGACGGTTTATGAAAACATTGAAACACCATTGTTGTACAAAGGGACTTCGGGATCGGAGCGCAAAAGCAGGGTAGCAGAATTGCTGGACAGATTTAATATGGTAGCGAAAAAAGACCTTTTCCCGCACCAGCTTTCCGGAGGACAGCAGCAGCTGGTAGGTGTTGCCCGGGCCATTGTCCACAACCCAAAAGTAATTTTCGCAGATGAACCAACAGGTAACCTGCATTCAGAACAAGCCATTGAAATTATGGAACTATTCCAAAAATTGAACCAGGAAGACAAAGTCACCATAGTCCAGGTAACCCATTCAGAACTAAATGCCGGTTATGGAAACCGGGTGGTTCGATTGAAGGACGGATGGTTAGCCTAA
- a CDS encoding TolC family protein has protein sequence MKRFLLLFCLLPFLSQAQATLTLAECVDLLVKNNLTYQQGSLQAEAAQAQLRQTKSQILPQIYIGADQSLNIGRSIDQYTNEYIDQVYSYNALGTGLNIPIFQGFKLQNQIRQGVLLKESAMENRTAVLNQQTVLLMQGYVNVLATKALLEAADQQVESSKQQVDRVGKQVNAGTVGSNLLYEIKAQLANDVFAKVTALNNYRTARLALFQRINIAPDDQVEFEALAPKDTTVTAANAIEIYEDAQKTFPEIKSAELYRQSFSYQVKSIKAANYPSLSLGANVRAFYASTNANLDYFKQLNATRNGSLSLSLNIPIMGRWVTRPRVELAKVQERQAQNSLDVTNQLLRQAIELAVLNLNALSDKYSAAQGQVESLTASFAVIESKLNAGIANSYEYSLAKANLAKAQGNAIQAKYDFLMQQRLLQYYRQGNWQGVF, from the coding sequence ATGAAACGTTTTTTATTACTTTTTTGCCTTTTACCATTCCTCAGCCAGGCACAGGCTACCCTGACATTGGCAGAATGCGTTGACCTTTTGGTCAAGAACAACCTGACTTATCAGCAGGGAAGCCTCCAAGCCGAAGCAGCCCAGGCACAATTGCGGCAAACCAAATCGCAGATCCTTCCTCAGATCTACATCGGAGCCGATCAAAGTTTGAATATTGGTAGAAGTATTGACCAGTATACCAACGAGTATATAGATCAGGTTTATAGCTACAATGCGCTGGGAACAGGACTTAACATACCTATTTTTCAAGGTTTCAAATTACAGAACCAGATTCGTCAGGGCGTATTGCTGAAAGAGTCGGCAATGGAAAACAGGACTGCCGTGCTGAACCAGCAGACAGTGCTTTTGATGCAAGGATATGTGAATGTACTGGCAACCAAAGCATTGCTGGAAGCTGCCGATCAGCAGGTTGAGTCCTCCAAACAGCAGGTGGACCGTGTCGGAAAGCAGGTCAATGCAGGTACCGTTGGCTCAAACTTGCTTTATGAGATCAAGGCACAGCTTGCTAATGACGTTTTTGCCAAAGTGACCGCTTTGAATAACTATCGCACGGCTAGGCTGGCATTGTTTCAAAGAATCAACATCGCCCCTGATGACCAGGTGGAATTTGAAGCGCTGGCCCCGAAAGATACGACGGTTACTGCGGCAAATGCGATCGAAATTTACGAGGATGCACAAAAGACTTTTCCTGAAATTAAAAGTGCCGAACTATATCGTCAGAGCTTTTCTTATCAGGTAAAATCCATTAAAGCCGCCAACTATCCGTCGCTGAGCCTGGGAGCCAACGTACGCGCATTTTACGCATCAACCAATGCGAACCTCGATTATTTCAAGCAATTGAATGCAACCCGCAACGGCTCTTTAAGCCTCAGCCTGAATATTCCGATCATGGGCCGCTGGGTTACCCGCCCTCGGGTGGAGCTGGCGAAAGTTCAGGAACGGCAGGCACAAAACTCACTGGATGTAACCAACCAGCTCCTGCGACAAGCGATTGAACTGGCAGTACTCAACCTGAATGCATTATCGGACAAGTATTCAGCTGCCCAAGGCCAGGTAGAGTCGCTGACCGCGAGTTTCGCAGTAATAGAAAGTAAGCTCAATGCAGGCATCGCAAACTCTTATGAATATTCGCTGGCCAAAGCGAACCTGGCCAAAGCCCAGGGCAACGCGATCCAGGCAAAATATGATTTCTTAATGCAACAAAGACTTTTACAATACTATCGTCAGGGTAACTGGCAGGGGGTATTCTAG
- a CDS encoding outer membrane beta-barrel protein: MKKIFLFTLLILAISNSAVFAQMDGKRFISGSLSVGLGATNPKHSPSSNSYGYNFDIGLGKFKTNTRASGWNLSTSLTGGKQYVGATLEPRTVEGINGIGVGVGHFWHYYKHFNEKFGVFGGPQVNVNYNYGKTTNVQSDGTTAEIYEIKQNSISLSLGLEAGAYYKLNERWWLLASLGFSQPFAAKYTLENTVKLPDSDQLTRHNFTYGFYPAINFPSVGVGLRYFFKD; the protein is encoded by the coding sequence ATGAAAAAGATATTTTTATTTACTCTTCTTATACTCGCAATATCAAATAGCGCTGTTTTTGCCCAGATGGATGGCAAACGATTTATTTCCGGTTCGTTATCTGTCGGACTGGGTGCCACTAATCCCAAGCATAGCCCCTCTTCAAACAGTTACGGATATAACTTTGATATCGGTTTAGGAAAATTCAAAACGAATACCCGGGCTTCCGGCTGGAATTTGAGCACGTCTTTAACTGGCGGAAAGCAGTATGTGGGTGCAACACTCGAACCGAGAACGGTAGAGGGGATCAATGGAATAGGTGTGGGAGTGGGTCATTTCTGGCACTACTACAAACATTTCAATGAGAAGTTTGGCGTTTTTGGCGGCCCCCAGGTGAACGTGAATTACAACTATGGCAAAACCACCAATGTCCAATCGGATGGAACAACAGCGGAAATATATGAGATTAAACAGAACTCAATTTCTCTCTCACTAGGCCTCGAAGCAGGCGCTTATTACAAATTGAATGAGAGGTGGTGGCTGCTCGCCAGCCTCGGATTTTCGCAGCCGTTCGCAGCAAAATATACGCTGGAAAACACAGTCAAATTACCTGATTCAGATCAGCTAACGAGGCATAACTTCACCTATGGGTTTTATCCCGCTATTAATTTCCCTAGTGTAGGAGTGGGCCTGAGATACTTTTTCAAGGATTAA
- a CDS encoding GDSL-type esterase/lipase family protein — MKKYYLVLFIAGLTACQKTNTNNIAAPWEPDYKLNRSESSIVAFEKKDAEKMPAPGGIVFTGSSSFTKWQSAAEDLAPLPIINRGFGGSTLPEVIYYADRTITKYKPKTVVIYCENDMFGSKPKTPEQVRDAYVTLVKKIREKLPDVLIYGVSLKPSPSRWAKKDDVIKANKLIQDYIKTDKNHQYIDVWPVMLKNGRPDGSIFLSDSLHMNGEGYKRWTKVFKPILEKTV, encoded by the coding sequence ATGAAAAAATATTACTTGGTTCTCTTCATTGCCGGGCTCACAGCCTGCCAAAAAACCAATACTAACAATATCGCTGCTCCGTGGGAGCCGGACTACAAACTTAACCGGTCCGAGAGCTCGATTGTAGCTTTTGAAAAAAAAGATGCTGAAAAAATGCCGGCGCCGGGTGGTATCGTTTTTACGGGAAGCTCATCTTTCACCAAATGGCAGTCCGCAGCCGAAGATCTTGCCCCGCTCCCGATCATTAACCGTGGCTTTGGCGGCTCTACATTACCCGAGGTGATTTACTATGCTGATCGCACCATTACCAAATACAAGCCGAAAACTGTTGTTATTTATTGTGAAAATGACATGTTCGGCTCCAAACCGAAAACACCCGAGCAGGTAAGGGACGCATATGTAACACTCGTGAAAAAAATCCGGGAAAAACTGCCTGATGTGCTGATTTATGGTGTGTCGCTAAAACCCTCTCCTTCTCGCTGGGCAAAAAAAGATGACGTCATCAAGGCGAACAAATTGATTCAGGATTATATCAAAACCGACAAGAATCATCAGTACATAGATGTGTGGCCTGTAATGTTAAAAAATGGTCGCCCGGACGGCAGTATTTTTCTTAGCGACAGCCTGCATATGAACGGTGAGGGGTATAAGCGGTGGACAAAGGTTTTCAAACCGATACTGGAAAAAACCGTGTAA
- a CDS encoding FGGY-family carbohydrate kinase, which produces MKVTAVFDIGRTNKKYVLFDEKYQILEEFSESLPETTDEDGFPSEDCELLTKWVQDRWNALLKNPKYDIKAVNVAGYGASLVHLDAANKPLTPLYSYLKPFPEDLSKQFYSTYGDPTRISLQTGSPNMGMLNSGMQLYWLKYTRPEIYQQIVTTLHLPQYILYLLTGRKVSDYTSLGCHTALWSFEMWDYHEWVKTEGIHKKLAPVLASSSFIYRHEDKGIQSGFGLHDSSSALIPYRMAVKKPFVLLSTGTWCINFNSFASKPLTSYQLERDCMNYLTPEGSGVTASRLFLGREHDYQVARIAEYFRIEGDFYKKVVFNDDILKADTPPFYTACMTGNGPFPEANTQEWQISAFSSAEAAYHHLIKGLTELLFVSLDLVGVNDVQAIYIDGGFARNEIFTRLIARRYPKHKVYATDLPYATSLGAALHVTRPQTFDFSSEIREIAP; this is translated from the coding sequence ATGAAAGTAACAGCGGTTTTTGACATTGGCAGGACCAATAAAAAGTATGTACTTTTTGACGAAAAGTATCAGATCTTGGAAGAATTCTCCGAATCACTTCCTGAGACCACGGACGAGGATGGCTTTCCGAGCGAAGATTGCGAGCTGCTGACCAAATGGGTTCAGGACCGGTGGAACGCATTACTTAAGAATCCGAAATATGATATTAAGGCCGTCAATGTAGCAGGTTATGGCGCGAGTCTGGTTCACCTGGATGCCGCCAACAAGCCGCTCACGCCGCTTTATTCTTACCTGAAACCGTTCCCTGAGGATTTATCCAAACAGTTTTACAGCACATACGGAGATCCTACGAGAATTTCGCTTCAAACCGGCTCGCCCAACATGGGTATGCTCAACTCCGGCATGCAGCTGTACTGGCTGAAATATACCAGGCCGGAAATTTATCAGCAGATCGTTACTACCCTGCATTTGCCCCAATACATTCTTTACCTGCTTACCGGCAGAAAAGTGAGTGATTACACCTCATTAGGCTGCCATACCGCATTATGGAGCTTCGAAATGTGGGATTACCACGAGTGGGTAAAAACCGAAGGAATTCATAAGAAACTTGCGCCTGTACTGGCGTCGTCTTCATTCATTTATCGTCACGAAGACAAAGGCATTCAGTCAGGTTTCGGCCTTCACGACAGCTCATCTGCGCTCATTCCTTACCGAATGGCGGTTAAAAAGCCTTTTGTGCTTTTGTCCACTGGTACCTGGTGCATCAATTTCAACTCGTTTGCTTCCAAGCCGCTGACGTCTTATCAGCTGGAACGTGACTGCATGAACTACCTGACGCCGGAAGGTAGCGGCGTTACTGCTTCGCGCTTATTTTTGGGCCGCGAGCACGATTATCAGGTCGCACGGATAGCTGAGTATTTCCGCATTGAAGGTGATTTTTACAAAAAAGTAGTATTCAATGACGATATCCTGAAAGCGGATACACCACCATTCTACACGGCTTGTATGACCGGCAACGGGCCTTTCCCGGAAGCCAACACGCAGGAATGGCAAATCAGTGCTTTCAGCTCGGCCGAAGCAGCATATCACCATTTGATCAAAGGTTTGACGGAGCTACTTTTTGTTTCGCTCGACCTGGTAGGAGTTAATGATGTTCAGGCGATTTATATTGACGGTGGGTTTGCAAGAAATGAAATTTTCACCAGGCTGATCGCCCGCAGATATCCTAAACACAAGGTTTATGCGACAGATCTGCCATATGCGACGTCCCTGGGCGCTGCGCTGCACGTGACACGCCCACAGACATTTGATTTTTCATCGGAGATAAGAGAAATCGCTCCCTAA